In Mycolicibacterium mucogenicum DSM 44124, the following are encoded in one genomic region:
- a CDS encoding lysoplasmalogenase encodes MSSPYAPRWRLWLAAAVVAAGYGIFLIATALRLPSGADLIGQFALQPVVKALPALLLAAAAAGHPIVRERNWLVAALVFSAGGDFLLAVPGWPLGFVFGLGSFLIAHLCFLAALLPLARRTPAATAGAAVLVVVCIGLIVWFWPSLVAQKMTIPVTVYMAVLVAMVCTALFADLPTRWTALGALCFAVSDGMIGISKFVLGDETLAVPIWWAYAASLLLITAGFFAGRPVSAASATPAA; translated from the coding sequence ATGAGTTCACCGTACGCACCGCGTTGGCGGCTGTGGCTGGCGGCCGCCGTGGTGGCCGCCGGCTACGGCATCTTCCTCATCGCGACGGCGCTGCGGTTGCCGTCGGGCGCCGACCTGATCGGCCAATTCGCCCTGCAGCCCGTGGTCAAGGCGCTGCCCGCGCTGCTGCTGGCGGCGGCCGCGGCCGGACATCCGATCGTCCGCGAACGCAACTGGCTGGTCGCCGCACTGGTGTTCTCGGCCGGTGGTGACTTCCTGCTGGCCGTGCCGGGCTGGCCCCTCGGATTCGTGTTCGGGCTCGGGTCGTTCCTCATCGCGCACCTGTGCTTCCTGGCCGCCCTCCTGCCGTTGGCCCGGCGCACCCCGGCGGCCACCGCCGGCGCCGCGGTCCTGGTCGTCGTCTGCATCGGGCTCATCGTGTGGTTCTGGCCGAGCCTCGTCGCGCAGAAGATGACCATCCCCGTCACCGTGTACATGGCGGTACTGGTGGCCATGGTGTGCACGGCGCTGTTCGCCGACCTGCCGACCCGCTGGACCGCCCTCGGCGCGCTGTGCTTCGCGGTGTCCGACGGCATGATCGGCATCAGCAAGTTCGTGCTCGGCGACGAGACGCTGGCGGTCCCGATCTGGTGGGCCTACGCCGCGTCGTTGCTCCTGATCACGGCCGGCTTCTTCGCCGGCAGGCCGGTGTCGGCCGCGTCTGCTACACCGGCTGCGTGA
- a CDS encoding MFS transporter: MAGGSNRHVAIAAGSLAVLLGALDTYVVVTIMTDMMKDPPDGIGIPINKIQQVTPVVTWYLLGYIAAMPLLGRASDRFGRKLVLQASLALFAVGSIVTAVAGMFAPANEMVEPLIQLIVGRTIQGVASGALLPVTLALAADLWAARNRAGVLGGIGAAQELGSVLGPLYGVAVVWLLHDWRDVFWINVPLTLAAMVMIHFSLPSRVETETPEKIDVLGGVLLAVALGLATWGLYNPNPDGKQVLPENGPPLLIAAVVVAVAFFVWEKFARTKLIDPVGVHFRPFLAGLASSLCAGAALMVTLVNVELFSRGVLGIDQAHAIFKLAWFLGALPVGALVGGWVATRVGDRIVAFIGLLIAAGAYLLVSHWDMDVLSASHDLAIVTLPTLPTDLIIAGLGLGLVIGPLTSATLRVVPTAQHGIASAAVVVSRMIGMLIGMAALTAYGLYKVQQALASMPPVKGGSLAEAAEQITRNTRTAYTMQYSSIFLITAVVCVVGALAGLLIAGRHEQAEEPETAPEVDPAPVA; this comes from the coding sequence ATGGCCGGGGGTAGCAACCGCCACGTCGCCATCGCCGCAGGCAGTCTCGCGGTCCTGCTCGGCGCGCTCGACACCTATGTCGTCGTGACGATCATGACCGACATGATGAAGGACCCGCCGGACGGGATCGGCATCCCGATCAACAAGATCCAGCAGGTCACGCCCGTGGTCACGTGGTACCTGCTGGGCTACATCGCGGCGATGCCGCTGCTGGGCCGGGCCTCCGACCGGTTCGGCCGCAAGCTGGTGCTCCAGGCGAGCCTGGCGCTGTTCGCGGTCGGCTCGATCGTCACCGCGGTGGCCGGCATGTTCGCCCCGGCGAACGAGATGGTCGAGCCGCTGATCCAGCTGATCGTCGGCCGGACCATCCAGGGCGTCGCCAGTGGCGCGCTGCTGCCGGTGACGCTCGCGCTGGCCGCTGACCTGTGGGCCGCGCGCAACCGCGCCGGGGTGCTGGGCGGCATCGGTGCCGCGCAGGAGCTGGGCAGCGTGCTGGGCCCGCTGTACGGCGTGGCCGTGGTGTGGCTGCTGCACGACTGGCGGGACGTCTTCTGGATCAACGTGCCGCTGACCCTGGCGGCCATGGTGATGATCCACTTCAGCCTGCCGTCGCGTGTGGAAACCGAGACGCCGGAGAAGATCGACGTCCTCGGCGGCGTGCTGCTGGCCGTCGCGCTCGGACTGGCGACGTGGGGTCTGTACAACCCCAACCCGGACGGCAAGCAGGTGCTCCCGGAAAACGGCCCGCCGTTGCTGATCGCCGCCGTGGTCGTCGCGGTCGCGTTCTTCGTGTGGGAGAAGTTCGCCCGCACCAAACTGATCGATCCGGTGGGCGTGCACTTCCGGCCGTTCCTGGCGGGCCTGGCGTCGTCGCTGTGCGCGGGTGCGGCGCTGATGGTCACGCTGGTGAACGTCGAGCTGTTCAGCCGTGGCGTGCTCGGCATCGACCAGGCGCACGCGATCTTCAAGCTGGCGTGGTTCCTGGGTGCGCTGCCCGTCGGCGCCCTGGTCGGCGGCTGGGTCGCGACCCGGGTCGGCGACCGGATCGTCGCCTTCATCGGTCTGCTCATCGCGGCGGGCGCGTACCTGCTGGTGTCGCACTGGGACATGGATGTGCTCTCGGCGAGCCATGACCTGGCGATAGTGACGCTGCCTACGCTGCCGACCGACCTGATCATCGCCGGCCTTGGCTTGGGTCTGGTCATCGGACCGCTGACATCGGCGACGCTGCGCGTGGTCCCGACGGCGCAGCACGGCATCGCCTCGGCGGCGGTCGTCGTGTCCCGCATGATCGGCATGCTCATCGGTATGGCGGCACTGACGGCATATGGCCTGTACAAGGTGCAGCAGGCGCTGGCCTCGATGCCGCCGGTGAAGGGCGGCAGCCTTGCCGAGGCCGCGGAGCAGATCACGCGTAATACCAGGACTGCCTACACCATGCAGTACAGCTCGATCTTCCTGATCACCGCCGTCGTGTGTGTGGTGGGCGCGCTGGCCGGTCTGCTGATCGCCGGTCGCCACGAGCAGGCCGAGGAGCCCGAAACGGCTCCCGAGGTTGATCCCGCGCCGGTGGCGTAG
- the rpe gene encoding ribulose-phosphate 3-epimerase: MAGPMIAPSILSADFARLADETAAVEGADWLHVDVMDNHFVPNLTLGLPVVESLLKVTDIPMDCHLMIEDPKRWAPSYAEAGAYNVTFHAEATDDPISVARDIRAAGAKAGLSVKPGTPIEPYLEILRDFDTLLVMSVEPGFGGQKFIAEVLPKVALVRNLVDSGELTLVVEIDGGINDDTIEAAAAAGVDCFVAGSAVYNAADPGAAVESLRRQAAAASPHLVL; this comes from the coding sequence ATGGCAGGACCAATGATCGCCCCGTCCATCCTTTCGGCCGACTTCGCCCGGCTCGCCGACGAGACCGCGGCGGTCGAGGGCGCCGACTGGCTGCACGTCGACGTCATGGACAACCATTTCGTCCCCAACCTGACGCTGGGTCTGCCGGTCGTCGAGAGCCTGCTGAAGGTCACCGACATCCCGATGGACTGCCACCTGATGATCGAGGACCCCAAGCGCTGGGCCCCGTCCTACGCTGAGGCCGGCGCCTACAACGTGACGTTCCACGCCGAGGCCACCGACGACCCGATTTCCGTCGCCCGCGACATCCGCGCGGCCGGCGCGAAGGCGGGCCTGAGCGTCAAGCCCGGCACCCCGATCGAGCCCTACCTGGAAATCCTGCGCGACTTCGACACCCTGCTGGTGATGTCGGTCGAGCCGGGTTTCGGCGGCCAGAAGTTCATCGCCGAGGTGCTGCCGAAGGTGGCGCTGGTCCGTAACCTCGTCGACTCCGGTGAGCTGACCCTGGTCGTCGAGATCGACGGCGGCATCAACGACGACACCATCGAAGCCGCGGCCGCGGCGGGCGTGGACTGCTTCGTCGCGGGCTCCGCGGTGTACAACGCGGCGGATCCGGGTGCCGCGGTGGAATCCCTGCGGCGTCAGGCCGCGGCCGCGTCACCGCATCTGGTGCTGTGA
- a CDS encoding primosomal protein N': MTVTRQQAEHEPVARVLPMLSVPHLDREFDYLVPADLSDDAQPGVRAKVRFNGRLVDAFILERRSDTDHSGKLGWLDRVVSAERVLTPDVQRLAEAVAARYAGSRPDVLRLAIPPRHATVEKQPPPELAPFVPRDVDAGAWQQYGRGEQFLEALAEGRAARAVWQALPGEDWARRLCEAAAVVVNAGRAALLIVPDQRDVDAVHAAALTLVDESRVVALSAGLGPSQRYRRWLSVLRGQARLVIGTRSAVFAPVADLGLIVVWDDGDDSLAEPRAPYPHAREVAMLRAHQLRCGAIIGGFARTAEAQALVRSKWAHDLVAGRSVVRASAPRVVALDDDAHTHERDAAARTARLPSMALGAARAALSAGRPVLVQVPRRGYVPALACGKCRTIARCRHCTGPLSLPDRDTVGAVCRWCGRQDIALRCGRCGSDAVRAVVVGARRTAEELGRAFPGVPVVTSGGDAVVTEVPARAAVVVATPGAEPRADGGYGAALLLDGWALLGRQDLRAAEDTLRRWMSASAMVVDRAAGGTVAVVAESSIPTVQALVRWDPVGHAEAELDGRAEVGLPPAVHLAAVDGVPEAADALLEAAALPPDAEVLGPVDLPFGARRPPGVDPGVPVHRMLVRVPRDRGLVLAAALRRATGVLSARHDQTPVRVQIDPLHIG, translated from the coding sequence GTGACCGTCACCAGACAGCAGGCCGAGCACGAGCCCGTGGCTCGGGTGCTGCCGATGCTGTCGGTGCCGCACCTGGACCGCGAGTTCGACTACCTGGTGCCGGCCGACCTGTCCGACGATGCGCAGCCGGGCGTGCGGGCCAAGGTCCGGTTCAATGGCCGCCTGGTCGACGCCTTCATCCTCGAAAGGCGTTCGGACACCGACCATTCGGGCAAGCTGGGCTGGCTGGACCGGGTGGTGTCGGCCGAGCGGGTGCTGACCCCGGATGTGCAGCGCCTCGCCGAGGCGGTCGCCGCCCGGTACGCCGGCAGCCGGCCCGACGTGCTGCGCCTGGCCATTCCGCCGCGGCACGCCACGGTGGAGAAGCAACCGCCCCCAGAACTCGCGCCGTTCGTGCCGCGCGACGTCGACGCCGGCGCCTGGCAGCAGTACGGCCGCGGCGAGCAGTTCCTCGAGGCGCTCGCCGAGGGCCGGGCCGCGCGCGCGGTGTGGCAGGCGCTGCCGGGGGAGGACTGGGCCCGGCGCCTGTGCGAGGCGGCGGCCGTCGTCGTCAACGCCGGCCGCGCGGCACTGCTGATCGTGCCGGACCAGCGCGACGTCGATGCCGTCCACGCCGCGGCGCTGACGCTCGTCGACGAGTCCCGGGTCGTGGCGTTGTCCGCCGGCCTCGGCCCGTCGCAGCGCTACCGGCGCTGGCTGTCGGTGCTGCGCGGTCAGGCCCGGCTCGTGATCGGCACCCGCAGCGCGGTGTTCGCCCCCGTCGCCGATCTCGGGCTCATCGTGGTGTGGGACGACGGCGACGACTCCCTCGCCGAACCGCGCGCGCCGTATCCGCATGCCCGCGAGGTCGCGATGCTGCGGGCGCACCAATTGCGTTGTGGCGCAATCATCGGCGGCTTCGCGCGCACCGCCGAGGCGCAGGCGCTGGTCCGCAGCAAGTGGGCGCACGACCTGGTGGCCGGCCGCAGCGTGGTGCGCGCCAGCGCCCCGCGGGTCGTCGCGCTCGACGACGACGCGCACACCCACGAACGCGACGCCGCGGCCCGCACCGCGCGGTTGCCGTCGATGGCGCTGGGGGCGGCGCGAGCGGCGCTGAGCGCCGGCCGGCCCGTGCTCGTCCAGGTGCCGCGCCGCGGCTACGTTCCCGCGCTGGCCTGCGGCAAATGCCGGACCATCGCCCGGTGCCGGCACTGCACCGGTCCGCTGTCGCTGCCGGACCGCGACACCGTCGGCGCGGTGTGCCGGTGGTGCGGCCGTCAGGACATCGCGCTGCGTTGCGGCCGGTGCGGCTCGGACGCGGTGCGCGCCGTGGTGGTCGGGGCCCGGCGCACCGCCGAGGAGCTGGGCCGGGCCTTCCCGGGCGTTCCCGTCGTGACTTCCGGCGGCGATGCCGTCGTGACCGAGGTGCCCGCCCGCGCCGCCGTCGTGGTGGCGACCCCCGGCGCCGAACCGCGGGCCGATGGCGGCTACGGTGCGGCCCTGTTGCTGGACGGCTGGGCGCTGCTGGGCCGCCAGGATCTGCGCGCGGCCGAGGACACGCTGCGCCGGTGGATGTCGGCATCGGCCATGGTGGTCGACCGCGCGGCCGGCGGCACGGTCGCGGTGGTGGCGGAGTCGTCGATCCCGACGGTGCAGGCGCTGGTCCGCTGGGACCCGGTCGGGCACGCGGAGGCCGAGCTCGACGGCCGCGCCGAGGTCGGGCTGCCGCCCGCGGTCCATCTCGCGGCCGTCGACGGCGTCCCGGAGGCGGCCGACGCGCTGCTGGAGGCCGCCGCCCTGCCGCCCGATGCCGAGGTACTGGGCCCGGTCGATCTGCCGTTCGGTGCCCGTCGTCCGCCCGGCGTGGACCCGGGCGTTCCCGTGCACCGGATGCTGGTGCGGGTCCCGCGCGATCGCGGGCTGGTGCTGGCGGCGGCCCTGCGCCGGGCGACCGGCGTGCTCAGCGCCCGCCACGATCAGACGCCCGTGCGGGTGCAGATCGATCCGCTGCACATCGGATGA
- the ribD gene encoding bifunctional diaminohydroxyphosphoribosylaminopyrimidine deaminase/5-amino-6-(5-phosphoribosylamino)uracil reductase RibD, with product MRLAIGQADAVKGTTYPNPPVGAVILDRDGEVAGVGGTQPPGEAHAEVMALRRAGTRAAGGTAVVTLEPCNHQGRTGPCVDALLDAGVAAVVFAVADPNPVAAGGAQRLTDAGVTVSSGVLADEVSGGPLREWLHRQRTGRPHVTWKFAASLDGRSAAADGTSQWITGPAARTDVHRHRAAADAIVVGTGTVLADDPTLTARLADGTLAARQPLRVVVGEREISSESNVLNDDSRTMVIRTHDPLEVLQALSDRTDVILEGGPTLAGAFVRAGLVDRILAYLAPTLLGGPITAIDDAGVPTISQARRWRFDGVETVGADVRLSLVPN from the coding sequence ATGCGGCTGGCCATCGGCCAGGCCGACGCGGTCAAGGGCACCACCTACCCGAACCCGCCGGTCGGCGCGGTGATCCTGGACCGTGACGGCGAAGTTGCCGGTGTCGGCGGGACCCAGCCGCCGGGGGAGGCTCACGCCGAGGTCATGGCGCTGCGACGGGCCGGGACCCGGGCCGCGGGCGGCACCGCCGTGGTGACGCTCGAGCCGTGCAACCACCAGGGCCGCACCGGCCCGTGCGTGGACGCACTGCTGGACGCCGGGGTGGCGGCCGTGGTGTTCGCCGTGGCCGACCCCAATCCGGTGGCCGCGGGCGGTGCCCAGCGGCTGACCGATGCCGGCGTGACGGTGTCCTCGGGTGTCCTCGCCGACGAGGTCAGTGGCGGGCCGCTGCGCGAGTGGCTGCACCGTCAGCGCACCGGCCGGCCCCATGTGACGTGGAAGTTCGCGGCCAGTCTCGACGGCCGTAGCGCCGCCGCCGACGGCACGAGCCAGTGGATCACGGGCCCCGCGGCCCGGACCGACGTACACCGGCACCGCGCGGCGGCCGACGCCATCGTCGTCGGCACGGGGACGGTACTGGCCGATGATCCGACGCTGACCGCCCGGCTGGCCGACGGCACCCTGGCGGCCCGTCAGCCGCTGCGCGTGGTGGTCGGGGAACGCGAAATCTCGTCGGAATCCAACGTCCTCAACGACGATTCCCGCACCATGGTGATCCGGACGCACGACCCACTCGAGGTGCTGCAGGCGCTGTCGGACCGCACCGATGTGATCCTCGAGGGCGGGCCGACGCTGGCCGGCGCATTCGTCCGGGCGGGACTCGTGGACCGGATTCTGGCGTATCTGGCGCCGACGCTGCTGGGCGGACCGATCACGGCGATCGACGACGCCGGCGTACCGACCATCTCGCAGGCCCGCCGCTGGCGGTTCGACGGCGTCGAGACCGTCGGCGCCGACGTGCGGCTCAGCCTGGTTCCGAACTGA
- the fmt gene encoding methionyl-tRNA formyltransferase, whose amino-acid sequence MRIVFAGTPEPALPSLRRLIASPRHEVVAVLTRPDAASGRRGKPAPSPVAELALAEGIPVLRPAKPNEPEFVAELAALAPDCCAVVAYGALLRDELLAVPRLGWINLHFSVLPAWRGAAPVQAAIAAGDEVTGATTFQIERALDSGPVYGVLTEAVRPIDTAGDLLARLADAGAGLLETTLDGVEDGALTAVPQPTDGVTIAPKVTVEDARVRWDLPAHVVDRRIRAVTPNPGAWTEIGDLRVKLGPVIPVEAEPLAPGAIRVQKAGVLVGTGSTPVRLGMVQPPGKKLMNAADWARGARLDEGVVAR is encoded by the coding sequence GTGCGTATCGTCTTCGCCGGAACCCCGGAACCCGCGCTGCCGTCATTGCGTCGGCTCATCGCGTCGCCCCGCCACGAGGTGGTCGCGGTGCTGACCCGTCCTGACGCGGCCTCCGGTCGCCGTGGCAAGCCGGCACCGTCCCCGGTCGCGGAACTTGCTCTGGCCGAAGGTATTCCGGTGCTGCGTCCGGCCAAGCCCAACGAACCCGAGTTCGTCGCCGAACTCGCCGCGCTGGCCCCCGACTGCTGCGCCGTCGTCGCCTACGGTGCACTGCTGCGCGACGAGCTGCTGGCGGTGCCGCGGCTGGGCTGGATCAACCTGCACTTCTCGGTGCTGCCGGCGTGGCGCGGTGCCGCCCCGGTGCAGGCCGCCATCGCCGCGGGCGACGAGGTGACCGGCGCCACCACGTTCCAGATCGAACGGGCCCTGGATTCCGGGCCCGTGTACGGCGTGCTGACCGAGGCGGTGCGGCCCATCGACACCGCGGGTGACCTGCTGGCGCGTCTGGCCGACGCCGGCGCCGGCCTGCTGGAGACGACGCTCGACGGTGTCGAGGACGGCGCGCTGACCGCGGTGCCGCAGCCCACCGACGGCGTGACGATCGCGCCCAAGGTCACTGTCGAGGACGCGCGCGTGCGCTGGGACCTGCCCGCACACGTCGTCGACCGCCGCATCCGCGCGGTCACGCCGAACCCGGGCGCCTGGACCGAGATCGGCGACCTGCGGGTGAAACTCGGACCGGTGATTCCGGTCGAGGCAGAACCGTTGGCGCCCGGCGCGATTCGCGTGCAGAAGGCGGGCGTGCTGGTGGGCACCGGGAGCACCCCGGTGCGCCTGGGCATGGTGCAACCGCCGGGGAAGAAACTGATGAATGCGGCGGACTGGGCGCGCGGCGCCCGGCTGGACGAAGGTGTGGTGGCCCGGTGA
- a CDS encoding 16S rRNA m5C967 methyltransferase yields MTERSGRGGRQGRPNNQGRAGGRDRQDRQPGRSQAPRGPRRKPLDPARRAAFDVLRAVSQRDAYANLALPAILRERDISGRDAAFATELTYGTCRCVGLLDAVIESAAGRPTDRIDPVLLDLLRLGAYQLLRTRVDAHAAVDTTVEQAGIEFDSVRAGFVNGVLRAIAGKDEAAWVAELAPSAAADPIGHTAFTHAHPRWVAQSFADALGADAGELDAMLTSDDERPVVHLAARPGEISAEELAAAIGGDVGRFSPYAVYLPGGDPGQLDPIRDGLAQVQDEGSQLVARALTEVPLEGNDSRWLDLCSGPGGKTAMLAAIAAQSGATVTAVEPTEHRADLVERNTTGMGVEVLRVDGRDSGLEPGSFDRVLVDAPCTGLGALRRRPEARWRRQPSDVPGLARLQRELLAAAIKLTRPGGVVLYATCSPHLAETVGVIADAVRRQPVEQIDTRPLFAPADRLGPGPHVQLWPHRHGTDAMFAAALKVV; encoded by the coding sequence GTGACCGAACGGAGCGGACGCGGCGGACGGCAGGGCCGGCCGAACAACCAGGGACGCGCGGGTGGCCGGGACCGCCAGGACCGTCAGCCGGGCCGGTCGCAGGCACCGCGCGGCCCGCGTCGCAAGCCACTCGATCCGGCCCGCCGTGCCGCGTTCGACGTGCTGCGCGCCGTGTCGCAGCGCGATGCCTACGCCAACCTCGCGTTGCCGGCCATCCTGCGCGAGCGCGACATCAGCGGCCGCGACGCGGCCTTCGCCACCGAGCTGACCTACGGCACCTGCCGCTGTGTCGGGCTGCTGGACGCGGTGATCGAGAGCGCCGCCGGGCGGCCCACCGACCGGATCGACCCGGTCCTGCTGGATCTACTGCGGCTCGGCGCCTATCAGCTGCTCCGCACCCGCGTCGACGCGCACGCCGCGGTGGACACGACCGTGGAGCAGGCCGGCATCGAATTCGATTCGGTGCGTGCAGGTTTCGTCAACGGTGTGCTGCGCGCCATCGCGGGTAAGGACGAGGCCGCCTGGGTCGCCGAGCTCGCGCCGTCGGCCGCCGCCGACCCGATCGGCCACACCGCGTTCACCCATGCGCACCCGCGCTGGGTGGCGCAGTCCTTCGCCGACGCCCTCGGCGCCGACGCGGGGGAGCTCGACGCGATGCTCACCAGCGACGACGAACGCCCCGTCGTGCACCTGGCGGCGCGCCCCGGGGAGATCAGCGCCGAGGAGCTGGCCGCTGCGATCGGCGGCGATGTCGGCCGGTTCTCGCCGTACGCGGTGTACCTGCCCGGCGGTGACCCCGGCCAGCTGGACCCGATCCGGGACGGCCTGGCGCAGGTGCAGGACGAGGGCAGCCAGCTGGTGGCCCGCGCCCTGACCGAGGTGCCGCTGGAGGGCAACGACAGCCGGTGGCTCGACCTGTGTTCGGGTCCCGGCGGCAAGACCGCGATGCTGGCGGCCATCGCCGCGCAGTCCGGCGCCACGGTGACCGCCGTCGAACCGACGGAGCACCGCGCCGATCTGGTGGAGCGCAACACCACCGGCATGGGTGTCGAGGTGCTCCGGGTCGACGGTCGCGACTCCGGTCTGGAGCCCGGATCCTTCGACCGCGTCCTGGTCGACGCTCCCTGCACGGGTCTGGGCGCGCTGCGTCGCCGGCCCGAGGCGCGGTGGCGCCGGCAGCCGTCGGACGTGCCCGGCCTCGCCCGGCTGCAGCGTGAATTGCTCGCTGCGGCAATCAAACTCACCCGGCCCGGCGGTGTCGTGCTGTACGCGACGTGTTCGCCGCACCTGGCCGAGACCGTCGGGGTGATCGCCGACGCGGTGCGCCGTCAGCCGGTGGAACAGATCGATACCCGCCCGCTGTTCGCCCCGGCCGATCGGCTGGGCCCCGGACCGCATGTGCAGTTATGGCCACATCGGCATGGCACCGATGCGATGTTCGCGGCCGCGCTCAAAGTAGTCTGA
- a CDS encoding LppX_LprAFG lipoprotein, which produces MQTRKRSAMLVSLLSTVMAGVLLVSGCSKSEAPSAPLPDAAALLKQSADTTRGQQSVHLVLTVNGKIAKLTVTKLTGDMTLTPAVAGQGKANLSVGGMGVQDAPFVVYDNHLYASLSSGGPLSDFGPADAIYDISAILRPETGLANILDNFTDAKAVGREDINGVKTVKVTGTVSAEAVNKIAPQLKVTSSLPGTAWIEEGGNHQLAQAQLETSPGNNLQMTLTDWGKPVTVNKPDVQ; this is translated from the coding sequence ATGCAGACGCGCAAACGCTCCGCCATGCTTGTTTCCCTACTCTCCACCGTGATGGCCGGGGTGCTCCTGGTCTCCGGATGCTCGAAGTCCGAGGCCCCCTCGGCGCCGCTGCCCGACGCCGCGGCGCTGCTCAAGCAGTCCGCCGACACCACCCGCGGCCAGCAGAGCGTGCACCTGGTCCTGACGGTCAACGGCAAGATCGCCAAGCTGACGGTCACCAAGCTCACCGGCGACATGACGCTGACCCCGGCCGTCGCCGGCCAGGGCAAGGCCAACCTGTCGGTGGGCGGCATGGGCGTCCAGGACGCCCCGTTCGTCGTCTACGACAACCACCTGTACGCCTCGCTGTCGTCCGGTGGCCCGCTGTCGGACTTCGGCCCCGCCGACGCCATCTACGACATCTCGGCGATCCTGCGCCCGGAGACCGGCCTGGCCAACATCCTGGACAACTTCACCGACGCCAAGGCCGTGGGCCGCGAGGACATCAACGGTGTGAAGACCGTCAAGGTCACCGGCACCGTCAGCGCCGAGGCGGTCAACAAGATCGCCCCGCAGCTCAAGGTCACCAGCTCGCTGCCGGGCACCGCCTGGATCGAAGAGGGTGGCAACCACCAGCTGGCGCAGGCGCAGCTGGAGACCAGCCCGGGCAACAACCTGCAGATGACGCTGACCGACTGGGGTAAGCCGGTCACCGTCAACAAGCCCGACGTTCAGTAA